The DNA window GATTATTATGACTGTTACAACTATTAGATTCCCAGATAATGTATATCAAAAAATTAAAGAAATGGCTGATTTTGAAGGCGAAACTATTTCTACGTTTATGAGAAAAGCTGTTACTGAAAAGGTAGAAGATCAACAAGATTATCAAGAAGCAATTAAAATGTTGAAAAAATCAACAGGAACAGTACCAGCTGATGAAGTTAGAAAAATGGTCTTCGGAAAATCAAATGACTAAGTTTAAGTGGGAATTTGATAAAGCAGGACTTAATAAGTTTCGAAAACTTGATCAACACGTGCAGAAGAGAATTGTTATTTGGCTTGATGGTCACATTACTAATTCTGAAAATCCTCGATTATGGGGCAAAGTGTTAGATGGCAATTTACAAGCACTTTGGCGTTATCGGGTTGGTAAATATAGAATTATTGCAGATATTCATGATGATAAGTTTGTAGTTTTAGTTATTAATGCTAATAAACGTAATGATGTCTACAAAAAGTAGTAAGTTTGGAGATAAAAATTATGAAGAAGAAAGTATTAATTAGTTTAGCTTCTGCAGCATTATTAAGTGTTGGTGCAATTGGAATTACTGATGAAGGTAATTTTGCGCCACAAACTGTACAGGCAGCTAAAAAGGCTAAGACCTTTAAAATTAAGCTTACAAAGAACGCAAAAGTTTTCACTAAGTATGGTAAACGTAAGAGTAAGAAGCTTTTAAAGAAAGGCCATACTTTTACTGCTTATGGTAAAAAAACTATTCACGGTAAAAAGTATTATCGCCTTAGTAAAGGACGTTATATCAAGGCTGTAAATGCTAAAAAGACAAATATAGTTGAGGTAAGTAATCCAACTCCGATTAACACTGGTTC is part of the Lactobacillus sp. ESL0700 genome and encodes:
- a CDS encoding DUF6290 family protein, producing the protein MTVTTIRFPDNVYQKIKEMADFEGETISTFMRKAVTEKVEDQQDYQEAIKMLKKSTGTVPADEVRKMVFGKSND
- a CDS encoding type II toxin-antitoxin system RelE/ParE family toxin; translation: MTKFKWEFDKAGLNKFRKLDQHVQKRIVIWLDGHITNSENPRLWGKVLDGNLQALWRYRVGKYRIIADIHDDKFVVLVINANKRNDVYKK